The genome window tttatttttcttgcgTTTTAAAACTATTACTAATTAAATTCCAGATCCGTGTTCGGAAGATCGAGCTTCTCAAGTCAGTCCGTGCGCATCAGAAACCAGTTTGTCGAATTGCGATTTGGAAATCCCAACTGATTACGTCTTCATTCGACAGAAGTATTAAAATGTGGAATTGGGCTGAGAATCCGGAGCAAATCgacatttcaaatgtttttctggCTCACAACTCTCCAGTTGTCAATCTAGCAGTTGATGAGGCAACTTCAATAATGTATTCGTCGTGTGAAGAAGGTGTAATTTGTTGGTGGAATCTTAATACAGGAGAACTTATTCGAACAAATGATAATAATTACACGTGGGCTTTTCAACTTGCCACGTCTTCAGATTATCTTCTGGGATTCTATGGATCATCTCAATTGTATATGTGGAATGTTGAAAATGGGCAATTGGCATGTAGAGTTTCAGATGCTTTGGGCGATGGAACGGTAAGATTTTGGAATTCTCTTATTAAATGTTTAGTGTAGATATTCGAGAAATTAATGGAACAtctatttttcaagattttagaTACAAATAGTATATTTCAGAGCGAAGACACTTTATATACTGTCGGAAGCAGTGGAGTAGTGTCATTTGATGATCAAGTCGCTGCGACAACTTCATCAGATTCTGTAACATTTTGGGATTTGAAGCATCGAGCGATTATTGGAAAAGTGAGAACAGCCTTCCAAGAATTCTATTTACTTTAAATCTTTTGCAGGTCAAGCTGAACGGAAAGATCAGTTCTATGCGAAAAAACACGAGTCACAGCGTTTTGTGTGGAGTTGACAATTCAATGTATTCAGTTACCGTACCACTTGTTCGATTCAAGTGAATCTATTAGATATTacttagtttttgaaatcttgcCTTTTATGTGCCTTTTTCACCTATTTCAGGAATATTCATGTGATATTATATACGAACACTTACTGACCTCATTTACAGTTTAActgaatttgttttcaatttgtataaatcaaagttttttttcgtgaaagtGGTTGTCTGGATTCTTAagtttcgagtttttgaactctcaaatatttctttttttaaatatttttcagattccaatTATTTGCAAATCTCAGATGTCCGAAGACCGTTCTGCCTACCCATTCAGCACTTTTCTCGACCAACATTCTGGTCAACTAAATGCATCGGATGTTCCACCTGAACTTTGGCATAGTCTTTATAAAAAACTGTCGGATCAGACGTTTGATGCTGGGGATcactttcaaattatttgtgAGATGAATGAAGATGATGAGAAGACGCTTTTCGTCAGAGCTCTCGAGGATTTGCATAATAATGATGAGGATAAGTAGGTTTCATTACAAAAATGGTATATgttcaatatttaattttcagtattttcctTATCGATCATTTCATGTCATTCTCATCAGAATCTGCTCGGAAGTGTGTTGAATCGACAGAAGGACTCGTTGAAAGACTCGCCGGCCTTTTCGGTATTGATGTAAGCTTCTTTTGTATTTCAATCACttctatataaattttttagaccGACTCCACCGAGGAAGTAGATGAAACTGTCGAGAAAATCGAGACTTCcgttgaaaaagaagaagctgagCACGCAAAGAAGATTAGCTCTGAAACTGGTAACCTGCCACGTCATGAGTCAGTCGATGCTCGTCTCTCCTCTTATTCGGTCGATGATCCCAAAAATGAGCTGACCGAGAAAGTATTGAAAGCTCTGTGGAAATATTCTCAGACCTATTCCGTAAGCTATCAGTTGGATAATggagaaattgagaagaaaagtGTTTGGTACGTGATGGATGACTTTGGAACTCGTGTTCGGCACTCTACCGAGCCAAATGTTCGAATCGTTCCATTGATGTTCCTTCCACAAAATTGTGCATATAGTATCATGTTTCTCACGAAACCAGTAAACACTGATGAAGAGATCATGATGGATTGGGCTTCCAATGTTATCACAGCTCAACATCCAGAATGGAGAAAATACATCGAACAACCGTGGGCTGCGCAGGATTTCTCGAAAGAGACTATGATTCCGGATGCACCGACGCTTGAATACTTCACTTCTGGAAGGAATCCTGACTTTTTGGCTGGTCCAACTGAGCAACAGACTTGCCAATCGGCTATTTTCACTTCATTGCCAATTttgaagaagagaaaaattaAGGTAATAATTGTTGGAGCACATTCAAAGTTCTTAATTTAATTCATTCCAGGTCTACGCTGACGATACACAACTGACCGAGCATCTTAAAAACCACAAAGTTGAATATGTGGATGATATAAAAAAGGCTGACGTTATTTGGATGATCAAACATTTCCATGATTACAAGCAACTTTCGGAGGAAAATCCATGTGGAATGATCAATCAATTCCCATTCGAATCTTGCATCACTGTCAAGGATCTTCTGGCTGCTTGTGCAATGAGAGATCCTGCAAAGAACGATTGGTATCAGTTGACATACAATTTGAACACTCAACTACCGGAATTCGTGGCGAGATTTCAAAATCGTGAGCTCAACGGACAGCATAATGTATGGATCGTGAAGCCGTGGAATTTGGCACGTGGAATGGATATGACAGTGACTGAAGATTTGAATCAAATTATTCGAATGATTGAGACTGGGCCCAAGATTGTCTGCGAGTACATTCCTCGCCCATTGTTGTTCCCAAGGCCTGATAACGGGAATAAGGTGAAATTCGATCTTCGATACATCGTTTTCCTTAATGGAATTGCACCAGTTACTGCATACGTCTACAATAGATTCTGGATTCGATTCGCTATTAAGTTAGTTATCACCGTTAGAATTCAAAGTTAATGtttacatttttcagcgaattcaGTTTATCTAACTTCGAGGATGTGGAGACTCATTTCACTGTATTCAATTATTTGGACAAAgagaaaattcttcaaatgaaATGcgaaaactttattgaaactattgaaaaagcTTATCCGAGGATTCAATGGAGTGAAGTACAGAAAGATATCAATTTAACCATTCGCAAGGCAATCGAAGCAGCTGCAAAGTAAGTTTCGTTTTGTTTAGAAATATCTTAATGTTTGCATTTTCAGAGAAGAAGCTCCACGAGGAGTTGCTCCAAATGTCCAATCCCGTGCAATGTACGGTGTTGATATTATGCTTCAACACGGAGACAATGACGTCATCAAATCCACTCTCCTCGAGATTAATTTCATGCCGGACACCACTCGAGCATGCCAGTATTATCCAGATTTTGCTGACACTGTTTTTGAGACGCTTTTCCTGGATGAAATCGATCCAACCAAAGTCACACCAATCTAATTTCgtgttcttttttgttttttcttccataTTACGAttgttatattattttttgttaacttaTTCTATTTTCGGCACTGAAACTTCACCGTGTTCACGTTTTCATCGGTGTTTTCTCGTATTCCAGTGGAAATTTTATGATCCTCTTTTctttatataaaatttgcaTTCCTTTATGAATATAGTTATTCTTTATTTATTATCAAACTTCAGAAAAGAAATAGAAGAAGCACAATTATTAGGTTATTTCTCACgacatttcaacaaaattacaCGTATTCTCGGGGGTACAATAACAAGAGAAAGCTCGCTGTGGTCACCTAGTCAAAACAACGTGATtatttgccacgtggcaaatcGTACTTAAGTCCAGACGTATTCCTTTCCAACTGTGCCACATCGAAGATCACCAACTCGGCACCGTCAGCAGTCTTTCGGCAAGCAAGTCCAACTGATGAATCCTTTTGTTTTGGAAGATTCCAAATTGTGTACTTTCCTGGCTCAAGGAAAATTCGATCGAATCCCTTGTATTTATAGATGCATCCAACTGTGGTGACCTTTGTCTTGTTATCTCCGTCAGTTTCGCAGGTCTTCTCGATCTTCCAGTCTGGGTTCTGCTCATACCATCTACATCCGATCACCTTGTTAATGTCACGACCATTTTCAACAATCGAGCATCCGACGGCACGGTGGCTTCGTTTTCCTGGACGGATCTGGAAATTATAAGTTGAATATTTGGATGTAcatattatatttaatttccaaGAGTCAGTAGGGATTTAGTTTAAATAAACTTATTATAGttcaaaatgacaaaacatttcagatttttcaaaattttcagtcacagttttggtaaattaccaaatttatcaaaaattgtcaactgacaataTGCAGATTAGTcctttttctacagttttgatgttatttacttttttgaaatatttgaaattaaccgagatatgagctgccaAAGTAGAGATTTTCCTAACGTCTGGATTCATTTCGGGACACCTAATTCTTAGTTCCTTAATGtatcattttcatatttgaaaacttcaatttcagaactgTTCCATTGATCTCCCgttctattttttctcattctcaTCACCTTCTTTTGCATGTTTCCCAATTACCTCGTTctcctctttctctttttcacatTGAACGTTCACTGTTGTATGTGTTTTGTACCCTAACAGTCTAAACCTATTGTCCAGAAAAAAAGCATCCAATAACTGATTCCTGTCCCCACTGGTACAGTCATTGACCGGAAACATACCTCGCACTGATAAGTGGTTCCATCTCTTTTGTACCGTTGTCCATCATACAAGTCTTGTCCACCAGCAACACATCCGATGCACTGCTTCGTACACTTTCCACCTTGCAACTTGCAATAGAAGAGGTAGTCTCCGTCCTGAAAACGAGAATATACAAGTTAATAAGAAGATGATGTTATCTATTTCAtcaatctgttttttttctgttttttttcaaaacttatttttaagGTATGTACTTCCTATTAGGATTTGTTGTTATCATTTTCatcttcagaacttttttttcgtgaaaagtTTGATGTTCAAAAATCGCAGGATTTTGCAGGGGCACGCCCTTGGACAAGTTGATTTAATGTTGATTTGAACATGTTTAGAAGGTTCAAATTGGGTTTGGAAGACTTCCGGGAGAAATGATTGATAATGGatgaaatgaaattcaaaaaaaagagaaaagttctagaagtttcggcgccttcgttttttttcgtttcaaattactaggaaataattattttgacaGATGCATTGGGCTTGGTAGATCCCGATCCCAGTAGGCACAAAAATATCTACCTACATTTCAGAAGACCTACGCCGGcctatgaaaaaatataaataggTGGTAGGCGAGTCATGAAGGCTTGTCCACCCAAACTCATTGGTAAAACTCACTCTGTATTGTTGTCCAACAGTGTATCGAGTTCCCTCATGAATACATCCAACACTGCACATTTGAACGACTCCAGTAGTTTTTTGTTGGCATttataactgaaaatattttttccatactCTTCAGAATTCAAAGtctcaacttaaaaaaaaaagttgctaCCGCAAAAGTTCAAGTATCTCGTAGACACCAACCGATAAGATATAAAAGAGTGCATTTTCGTAGTGACCCgttttttttgtcactttATCACATAATCTCGCCATATCCGTCGCCCttatcaatgaaaaaaaaaactaaaaaagttgttaaaataCAACTTGGGAGAAAATAGGATTACGGTGGATTTGAAGGTTGCAGGATATCAATTAATTTCCAAGTGctatgaaaacattgaaaggaCATAAAAACAGGATTtgaattatcatttttgatCTTTCATCACCGAAAATGTACCcgagagtactgtaatttagATTATGATACGTTCGATAGCACTAGTCCACATgtcttatttcagaaaaacctaCGCCTACCTCGTACCTACTGCGAAACCGCCAATCTCTTGCATTCAAAGATTAGATTTCAAGCTTCAGTGTTTTAAATAGTGTGAAACCGTCAATTCCTTAACTTTACGCTCAAATAGGAAATAAGCATTCGTCAGAAACGAAGGCAGGCACGTGTAACTCTTGCCTACCTGCCAGATTCACCTAGTGTTGGAAATTCTTGAATTGACAATGCTGTCACATCAGTTTTAATGTCCCCTAGTTTTCCTATTAGTTTAAATTCAATTAGGTAATCTGGGTTTCAGTTCAATTTTGATCCTTAGATCCAATCTATCACTTTCAATCTTTCAAAACCCTATCAGTCAATCTCTATCACTATCTATTTAAACTCATTCTTTAGTCTTTCACCACTCTTTGCCTTTTCGTTTTTCTGCTAAACCGTCTGACCGGTGTCACTTCATATTGTCTCCCGTGTGTTCAAATTTCGGGTGGCCTTCAAATCATATGTCACCCTATCATTTACACTTTTCTTGGCGGCGCCATGTCGGTAAAAACAACGGATAAGCGGAGATAAGCCATTGAGCGAAATTTAGGGGCAGCGAACTCACGTGTATCCGTTGAAATCGTCTGTCTGACCAAGTGGGACACGTCGTTGCTTATCATGGGCAATGCATCCTTCAATTGTCGTTTTGACAACACGACCATCGTCACGGCAACGGTAGTAGTAAGTGTTCTGGAAGAGGTATTTTTGTGGTTGAATGGGGTAGAGGGGGTTGTGGTCAAAGTTGAACTTGGAATACTACTATGATTGAAGACAAATGGGTCTGTtctattttattaaatatcaATTTACTAGATCTTGCTCaaactgtttaaaattaaattgaaaattagctaccaaaatttcaaaatttctctacACAATTTTCGGTTTCTAAACCAATTCGATTATGTCTTCTTTTCATTTAATGATCAAAGGATCAGAAACATTATCAGGCCGGTTATCTGTCCTATGCCTATAGCACCTATGGGATGTGGGATCTCTAGAAAACAAGCTTATACTTACTTTAGGTATCACTGTGGGCAAGCACATCGGCGATCAGAGTACCTGTTTGTGTGCCTACCTTAAGCCTACttgtttttattggaaacTATTGGTTTGTGCTTCCTAAGTAgattaacaatattttaattttgtgagCACGAAAGCATGAGTCTTGCATCGAACACGCtctcaatttaaatttaataaatcacACTTTCAAAGTTCATCTCTAATTATTGTGCCacattttcagcgatttttctCGGCATTGTCAAACTATGCCttccactttttgaatttgtagGTCAAAAAGTTTTCGTTTGGAATCAAATTAGTGAAGTTTCGAAAGTAAAATTGGGTCAGTTCAAAAACTATGTTATAGCTTTCGTTGAAACTTTgatcaacgtttttttttagtggcaactaaaaagttaatagaaaaattgcagaacCCCCTACTGTGTGTGTCCGCCCACCGGATGTGATACATGTTGCAACTTTCTTCACATGTTTTAATATCTTTCACTTTCCTCTCATTCTTACCTTGGCATCGGTCCAAGTCTCTCCTTTTTGATAGGTACGTCCATCTGTGCCGACACATGCGCTGTAGCCGAATTCGATATAACCGTCGCTTCCTGATAAAGAGTAATCGTAAAAAAGGAGATTTGATACGTTTTCTACAAAATCAGATGTGGGTACTCAATGATATGGGGAAAAAGAAGATCAAATCGACAAAAGATGTTGAATGAGAGACattagaaatggttttttttttgaatggacACGATTTTGAGAATAcctacttttaaaatattttaacaatttgaaagTTAGTTATTCTTAACACTGTCGTGAACTCGAAGACTCCAAAAGTTACGGAAACAGTACTAGGTATTCTGAGTAGTAGGTATTAAGAATTTGAACTAGCtaataaaaagttgaatttaattccaactgaaaatttatagtaTTCTCAGAAGCCTAGTTGCCCAGATCAGTATAATTTCCATGCTCGAAACTAACCAAGTTGGCAAATGAACTCATATCTATCTTGTTGGAAAGTATGTCCAAGTGGAATCTTTTCCTCTGTGCTTGACAGACATCCAAGTGGCTCCAACTGTCCACGTCTACACTCATAAAAGTATTTTCCACGTGTCACTTGGTCTCCTTCCTGCCACCATTGAGCTGGCCGTCCGTTCCCGCTTGTCCAACATCTGCAAaaggagttttttttttgaaaaccggttCTTATCAATTGGTTTCAGTTTCGTTGAGAACCATAGATACTAGTAGCTAGTTGTCTTGTTCAATGAGATGAACTTGACAAGATGATAAGGAATACAAGGGGAACGGTGAGACATTTAGGTTgtggattttgaaatttttgattttttgttgttatgtATAGTATGTATACAATGTATACgttagaaaaaatgattcCTCATATCTAATCTCAGAAGTTTGGCTCTGAAATTGAACCACCATGATACTAGAGGTTTAATGTTTTATACGTGCctccagaaaaatttttataattaatgccaaataaaaaataggcataggcaggcacgtaggcaaaAAAAGGCATATTTAGAAGCCATGGAAGCCATATgactttcaaaaacaaattttttgagaataaaaaaatttgctacgAAAATCGTAAGGTTTGAGACTAATAAggattaatttttcgaaaattttggatacactgaacctttaaaaaataaaacaaacctAGCTCTAGCTGCAGCTCCTTTTTCGACATTTGAATAGGCCGAAAcctcgaaaattgaaagaatcgAGAGGATAAGTAGAACCAAGTTGTTCtgcattttcatcaaaatttcttttgtcTCTAATTCCCCCGCTTTCGGTGATTTTTATAGTAGCTCCTAGGCTCCTCCCACTTCCTCCCCCACatcttctttctctttttcacttttttcatcttttctctCCCCTTTTCCGTCCGAAAATGGACAATTGTTCTTCAAGTGGGCGGAGCTCTAGGAACACCTTTTCGCTCTTGAATGTTTGTTTTAAGATGAAGAAAAAGCGGAAAAGAATTGGGATATACATCATAGTTACGCCGGTTTTGTTATTCAAATATCTCATAAATTACAAGTTTTCTGGAGGAAAGAACACCATAAATGACCATTTCAGTGAAAGTGCGTGTAGGAGGGGAAACTACCGGAAATTGAGCTAAAAATATACAGTGTATTGGTCTATGAGTTTTCAAGCTGTCAGATGGTGCAAAATAGatttatagattttccaaatagTTCAAAACAATTCGGTAAACATTCTAAGCTGAGGGAGCCCAAAAATTATGGATGATGCCTTTCAAAGTTATCAATTCGTACTAGAGCTACTCACTTATTCAAAACATCACTCTATAAAACTGGATGGGCAAATGAAAACTTATAGTTAGGACCTGCCTGCCACCTCTGAATTACGGTATGATACAGCTTTTCTACTGTGAAGAATTAAATTTAAGCGCACTTCAAATTGAACGTACTTTTGAGAAAACGGAAATTTCCGAGATTCCATCTATTCCAAAAAGAAATTagttgccaaaattgagcAACTGGGAGTAACGGCATATCATTTTCTATCACAATATCACATTCGACTCGTTTGAGCTCTGGAAAATATGATAATCTAACTTTTTGGATATGACGTCACAATCAGTCCTGTAAGAAATTTCACGTTTTCCAGTGGAAGGATCACTCCGAACACGCGCCTCGTATCTCAATCTGAATGTGGCTTACTGCTGTAGTATGGGATTTCCAAAATAATCCATCtttgaaaatgtgtgtgtttttttaatttgtatatATTCTCTGCCTTCTTCATCAAAAACTCACCTCGATTTTCACATATGAGTTCTCAATTATTCATCCAAAAATTCCTAGACACTTATTTCATCCAAACGCATATTTGAAACCGTTTCTCCTCCGGTCGAAATGCTAATTGCCGCCCACCTACATATACCGTGACAACATTTTGTTGTGTAGGTGTCAGTAGTTCACTGACGAGATGAAattcaattcagaaaaaaacgttctCTGAGACACACTGACGTCTTCTTATTTGCAGGAAATGATTGCtgacactttaaaaaataaataggacaacattagaaaataaacaatCAGGTTGATTTATttacaataaataaaacagTGTAATCAACTTGTCATTTATCAATGGACAGGAGAGTCTGATGAAAAGGTTTCCGGAGAGATCGGAAGTGAGAtggggaaattggaaaaaggaaAGAGTTGAAATCTCATTGACTACTCGACTTCATTTTTGTTCATGAGAAATCCGTTAAAATTATAGAGAAAGAAGTGAGACAATATGTTGACGTACAAAAATGGTTATATTCATTTGCAATATCTTCTAAAACTCGCAAAATTGCGTATCTTCAAACTGACGTATCTCGAAAACTATAGTTCTagaaaacaaatgttcaacaaacaaaactattagaaatattttttcttccctTTGCATCAATTTTCATTACAAAGTAGCAAGGATTTATTGAGTTACACTGATTCAAAGATAGTTTCCTAAAAtctaccaaaatttttgagaactgtTCTGTTGTACCAGTCTTAACTCAACATCCATTGAGtttcagaattaaatttttgttggatagtaaaaaaaaaatatttttccacattttatcagttagacttttttgatatttttatgttcagccaagttacagaccgtttttcgaaaaaatccaatttcgctcataaaactcttcatatccaacgtatcgacttgaaattttgaacaatgatcacttttttgaggtttctacaatgtcctaaaaaatctttcaaaaatgttggctcatctccaaaatcgtcctccgctctgaaaaaatgaaattgagcttttttggtcgaaaaaaatatttttcgaatgcTGAGAACACGTTAAACACGAATATCATGTTCATTTTGAGATCCGGATGTTCTGAAAACGTCTGacatagatttaaaaaagcatcgatttattttcattttcaacgtgAAAGTTTTGTGCAGcttttagatttcaaaagaatctcaaaactctaaattttgagattcttttgaaatctaaaagCTGCACAAAACTTTcacgttgaaaatgaaaataaatcgatgcttttttaaatctacGTCAGACGTTTTCAGAACATCCGGATCTCAAAATAAACATGATATTCGTGTTTAACGTGTTCTCagcattctaaaaatatttttttcgaccaaaaaagctcaatttcattttttcgtccATTTTTCGGAAGGCAAAGGTccactttcttttttcagagcggaggacgattttggagatgagccaacatttttgaaagattttttaggacattgtagaaacctcaaaaaagtgatcattgttcaaaatttcaagtcgatattttttcgaaaaacggtctgtaacttggctgaacataaaaatatcaaaaaaattctaactgataaaatgtggaaaaatatctTGCAATTATTATTCATTAACATTTTACTTCTGAAACTCAATCGATGTTGAGTTATGACTGGTACAACAGAagagttctcaaaaattcctgtgatttttggtaaaatggcTTTTACTCTGTGTAACTCAACAAATagtttgaatattgaaaactgtaaagtaatgcaaaaaatatataaaatatttttaaacattttatcagttgagTATTTGTTTCCTAgacgtttatttttcaagatacaCAAGTTTGAAGATACGAAATTTGGCGAGTTTATGAAGTTATGTGATCCCCCAGAGAGTCTTGGCTTGCCTTTTGGTGACAGattgtttccaaaattgataattgaaTGTAAGAGTTCGAATAACTTTATGAAATTGCACATGACGTAATATTATAAAACATTATGGaccaagaaaacaaaattgtacGATATTTATGAACATGAGGAGTTTGATTGTACGAGAAATTGTGATTAAAACCTTTATTCATAAA of Caenorhabditis elegans chromosome II contains these proteins:
- the F42A8.1 gene encoding uncharacterized protein (Confirmed by transcript evidence), with the translated sequence MQNNLVLLILSILSIFEVSAYSNVEKGAAARARCWTSGNGRPAQWWQEGDQVTRGKYFYECRRGQLEPLGCLSSTEEKIPLGHTFQQDRYEFICQLGSDGYIEFGYSACVGTDGRTYQKGETWTDAKNTYYYRCRDDGRVVKTTIEGCIAHDKQRRVPLGQTDDFNGYTYKCQQKTTGVVQMCSVGCIHEGTRYTVGQQYRDGDYLFYCKLQGGKCTKQCIGCVAGGQDLYDGQRYKRDGTTYQCEIRPGKRSHRAVGCSIVENGRDINKVIGCRWYEQNPDWKIEKTCETDGDNKTKVTTVGCIYKYKGFDRIFLEPGKYTIWNLPKQKDSSVGLACRKTADGAELVIFDVAQLERNTSGLKYDLPRGK
- the scp-1 gene encoding WD_REPEATS_REGION domain-containing protein (Confirmed by transcript evidence) encodes the protein MQLKMYLAAFWLLLITTVISFFAYVFLIDRWKLRGVKQIQEQQMSETTTDSSETVKNFVDTLPIVYQGHRFPIESVAIDPEDTSTFVSCCQEGVVYVWNTQTGQRTLRINRLRAVPEKGKEIPSAPKIWAIAKRNDIVILGCCDGSIEIASISRNKLIGLYTKSTIGASHVVCREDDVAVVRLDGSIEFLRIDYDRTDGTIRVRKIELLKSVRAHQKPVCRIAIWKSQLITSSFDRSIKMWNWAENPEQIDISNVFLAHNSPVVNLAVDEATSIMYSSCEEGVICWWNLNTGELIRTNDNNYTWAFQLATSSDYLLGFYGSSQLYMWNVENGQLACRVSDALGDGTSEDTLYTVGSSGVVSFDDQVAATTSSDSVTFWDLKHRAIIGKVKLNGKISSMRKNTSHSVLCGVDNSMYSVTVPLVRFK
- the ttll-12 gene encoding Tubulin--tyrosine ligase-like protein 12 (Confirmed by transcript evidence), with product MSEDRSAYPFSTFLDQHSGQLNASDVPPELWHSLYKKLSDQTFDAGDHFQIICEMNEDDEKTLFVRALEDLHNNDEDNIFLIDHFMSFSSESARKCVESTEGLVERLAGLFGIDTDSTEEVDETVEKIETSVEKEEAEHAKKISSETGNLPRHESVDARLSSYSVDDPKNELTEKVLKALWKYSQTYSVSYQLDNGEIEKKSVWYVMDDFGTRVRHSTEPNVRIVPLMFLPQNCAYSIMFLTKPVNTDEEIMMDWASNVITAQHPEWRKYIEQPWAAQDFSKETMIPDAPTLEYFTSGRNPDFLAGPTEQQTCQSAIFTSLPILKKRKIKVYADDTQLTEHLKNHKVEYVDDIKKADVIWMIKHFHDYKQLSEENPCGMINQFPFESCITVKDLLAACAMRDPAKNDWYQLTYNLNTQLPEFVARFQNRELNGQHNVWIVKPWNLARGMDMTVTEDLNQIIRMIETGPKIVCEYIPRPLLFPRPDNGNKVKFDLRYIVFLNGIAPVTAYVYNRFWIRFAINEFSLSNFEDVETHFTVFNYLDKEKILQMKCENFIETIEKAYPRIQWSEVQKDINLTIRKAIEAAAKEEAPRGVAPNVQSRAMYGVDIMLQHGDNDVIKSTLLEINFMPDTTRACQYYPDFADTVFETLFLDEIDPTKVTPI